A section of the Cololabis saira isolate AMF1-May2022 chromosome 6, fColSai1.1, whole genome shotgun sequence genome encodes:
- the LOC133445549 gene encoding olfactory receptor 6N1-like: MKTNSSLNSYYFQLTLFTNFGNLRYLFFSLCLLLYVTIICANVVIILAVWLEKSLHEPMYVFICCLSFNSLYGSAGLFPRLLTDILSDTHFISRPSCFIQVFVIYTYASCEMTLLCVMAYDRFVAICQPLHYCSKMTFKMALCLVISAELYSAFIISVCLYLSIRLPLCGNKLHRLFCTNWPLVQLSCVDTTVNDIAGRVVAATTIFIPLLFVLYTYLRILLVCRRSSTEFRGKALRTCLPHIVTFLNFSLSVFCEVSLNRLDINELNTSFIVFLSLEFLVIPPVINPFVYGLKLPQIKTVIFRRLRMSKRFPRK, translated from the coding sequence ATGAAGACTAACAGCAGCCTGAACTCATATTATTTTCAGTTAACACTATTTACAAATTTTGGAAACCTCAGATATCTTTTCTTCAGTCTGTGCCTGCTGCTTTACGTGACAATAATCTGTGCTAATGTTGTCATTATTCTGGCAGTCTGGCTGGAGAAATCCCTGCATGAGCCCATGTATGTCTTCATCTGCTGCCTGTCTTTTAACTCTCTGTACGGCTCGGCCGGCTTGTTCCCCAGGCTTCTGACAGATATCCTCTCTGACACACATTTCATATCACGCCCATCTTGTTTCATCCAAGTATTTGTCATATACACATATGCATCATGTGAAATGACTCTTCTCTGTGTCATGGCTTATGATAGGTTTGTTGCTATTTGCCAGCCTTTACATTACTGcagtaaaatgacatttaagatGGCACTGTGTCTAGTAATTTCAGCCGAGCTTTACTCTGCATTTATTATTAGTGTGTGTCTTTACCTCAGCATCCGTTTGCCTTTGTGTGGTAATAAATTACACAGGCTTTTCTGCACCAACTGGCCCTTGGTTCAGCTCTCCTGTGTGGACACAACTGTGAATGACATAGCAGGCCGGGTGGTTGCTGCGACAACAATCTTCATCCCCCTGCTGTTTGTCCTGTACACCTACCTGCGTATCCTGCTTGTCTGCAGGAGAAGCTCTACTGAATTCAGAGGGAAAGCGCTTCGAACCTGCCTGCCCCACATTGTTACATTTCTGAACTTTTCTTTGTCTGTGTTCTGCGAAGTGTCTCTTAATCGTTTGGACATTAATGAACTTAACACTTCTTTCATTGTGTTTCTGTCTCTGGAGTTTTTAGTCATTCCCCCTGTCATCAACCCTTTCGTTTATGGACTGAAACTTCCTCAGATTAAAACTGTCATTTTTAGACGGCTAAGGATGAGCAAAAGGTTTCCAAGAAAATGA
- the LOC133445548 gene encoding olfactory receptor 6N1-like, giving the protein MKTNSSLNSYYFQLTLFTDFGNLRYLFFSLCLLLYVTIICANVVIILAVWLEKSLHEPMYFFICCLSFNSLYGSAGLFPRLLTDILSDTHFISRPSCFIQAFVIYTYASCEMTLLCVMAYDRFVAICQPLHYCSKMTFKMALCLVISAELYSVSIISLCLYLSVILPLCGNKVHRPFCTNWPVVQLSCVDTTVNDIAGRVVAATTIFIPLLFVLYTYLRILLVCRRSSTEFRGKALRTCLPHIVTFLNFSLSVFCEVSLNRLNINEFNTSFIVFLSVEFLVIPPVINPFVYGLKLPQIKTVIFRRLRISKRFPRK; this is encoded by the coding sequence ATGAAGACTAACAGCAGCCTGAACTCATATTATTTTCAGTTAACACTATTTACAGATTTTGGAAACCTCAGATATCTTTTCTTCAGTCTGTGCCTGCTGCTCTACGTGACCATAATCTGTGCTAATGTTGTCATTATTCTGGCAGTCTGGCTGGAGAAATCCCTGCATGAGCCCATGTATTTCTTCATCTGCTGCCTGTCTTTTAACTCTCTGTACGGCTCGGCCGGCTTGTTCCCCAGGCTTCTGACAGATATCCTCTCTGACACACATTTCATATCACGACCATCTTGTTTCATCCAAGCATTTGTCATATACACATATGCATCATGTGAAATGACTCTTCTCTGTGTCATGGCTTATGATAGGTTTGTTGCTATTTGCCAGCCTTTACATTACTGcagtaaaatgacatttaagatGGCTCTGTGTCTTGTAATTTCGGCTGAGCTTTACTCTGTATCTATTATTAGTTTGTGTCTTTACCTCAGTGTCATTTTGCCTTTGTGTGGTAATAAAGTACACAGGCCTTTCTGCACCAACTGGCCTGTGGTTCAGCTCTCCTGTGTGGACACAACTGTGAATGACATAGCAGGCCGGGTGGTTGCCGCGACAACAATCTTCATCCCCCTGCTGTTTGTCCTGTACACCTACCTGCGTatcctgctggtctgcaggAGAAGCTCTACTGAATTCAGAGGGAAAGCGCTTCGAACCTGCCTGCCCCACATTGTTACATTTCTGAACTTTTCTTTGTCTGTGTTCTGCGAAGTGTCTCTTAATCGTTTGAACATTAATGAATTTAACACTTCTTTCATTGTGTTTCTGTCTGTGGAGTTTTTAGTCATTCCCCCTGTCATCAACCCTTTTGTTTATGGACTGAAACTTCCTCAGATTAAAACTGTCATTTTTAGACGGCTAAGGATAAGCAAAAGGTTTCCAAGAAAATGA